The Streptomyces sp. B3I8 nucleotide sequence TTCGCCCTGGAGGTGCCGGAGATCGCCGACGGTTCGGTCGAGATCGCGGCGATCGCCCGGGAGGCCGGCCACCGTACGAAGATCGCGGTGCGCTCCACCCGTTCGGGGCTCAACGCCAAGGGCGCGTGCATCGGGCCGATGGGCGGCCGGGTGCGCAACGTGATGGGCGAGCTGAACGGCGAGAAGATCGACATCGTCGACTGGTCGGACGACCCGGCGGAGATGGTGGCCAACGCGCTGTCCCCGGCGCGGGTGTCCAAGGTCGACGTGGTCGACCTCGCGGCGCGGTCGGCGCGCGTGACGGTGCCGGACTACCAGCTCTCGCTGGCGATCGGCAAGGAAGGGCAGAACGCGCGACTGGCGGCGCGGCTGACGGGGTGGCGCATCGACATCCGCCCCGACACGGAACCGGCCCCGGACTCCCGGGACTCCCGGGACTCCCGGGACTCCCGGGACTCCCGGGGCTGAGGGCGACCCGGGCGCGGCCCGGACGGGCCCGCACGAGACGGCGGGCCGGGAATGAATCCCGGCCCGCAGCCGCTCAGATCACGTCATGTTGCAACGCGGCAAGTGTTCGATTCTTGCCCCAAAGGGGTGAGGTCGCCGCGGGGAGGTAGACTTCATAGTGTCTGGCCGGACGCACGTCCGCGCATGCCCTGAGCGCACCTGTGTGGGGTGCCGGGAGCGAGCGGCCAAGATCGAACTGCTGCGCACCGTGGCGGTCGAGGGCGAATGCGTCCCCGATCCGCGCGGTACGCTGCCCGGCCGGGGCGCATACGTGCATCCCGCACCGGCCTGTCTCGATCTGGCGGTCCGCCGCCGGGTCCTCCCGCGGGCGCTACGCGTCCCGGGGCCGCTCGACACAATGGCGTTGCGCCGATACGTCGAGCAGGCGGACAGTTGCTGAGCAGGCAACACGGTAAGACGTGCCGTACGGAACCCCGTACGGCCAGGTACCTCGCGAGTCGAAAGCAGGTCGAGATTGCGATGAGCACTCGATGAGTACGCGATGAGTACGCCCATGAACTAGCGACGGTCCGGACGCAACCCGGACCTCAAAGGAGCGAAGTGGCTAAGGTCCGGGTCTACGAACTCGCCAAGGAGTTCGGCGTGGAGAGCAA carries:
- a CDS encoding YlxR family protein, with the protein product MSGRTHVRACPERTCVGCRERAAKIELLRTVAVEGECVPDPRGTLPGRGAYVHPAPACLDLAVRRRVLPRALRVPGPLDTMALRRYVEQADSC